A segment of the Catenuloplanes nepalensis genome:
CGTACGGCATCTCCGGCCGCACCGAGGCCCGGCTCGACAAGGCCATCGGCGACGTGCGGACCCGCCAGCAGTACGCGATGCGCACCAGCGTCACCAGCTTCTCCACCGGCGAGGTCGCGACCGGGCTGGCGCTGGCCGGCGTGGTCTGCGCGGGCGTGGCGCTCGGCGTCGGCGGCGACGTGACGATCGGGCAGCTCACCGCCTATCTGTTCCTGGTCACGCTGTTCATCCAGCCGGTGCAGATGGCGACCGAGATGCTCAACGAGGCGCAGAACGCGATCGCGGGCTGGCGCCGGGTGCTGGACGTGCTGGACATCGAGCCGGACGTGGCAGATCCGGCCGAGCGCGGCGTGGAGCTGCCGTCCGGGCCGCTGGACGTGGGCTTCGACGCGGTCAACTTCCACTACCCGGACGGGCCGCGCGTGCTCACCGACGTGCAGGTGGAGATCGCGGCGAAGACGAAGGTCGCGGTGGTCGGCGAGACCGGCAGCGGCAAGACCACGTTCGCGAAGCTGCTCACCCGTCTGATGGACCCGACCGCGGGCCGGGTGCTGCTCTCCGGCACGCCGTTGACCACGGTCCGGTTCGACTCGCTGCGGTCGCGGGTGGTGATGGTGCCGCAGGACGGCTTCCTGTTCGACGCCACGATCGCGGAGAACGTCCGGTTCGCCCGGCCGTCGCTGACCGACGCGGAGTTGGTGGCCGCGTTCGCGGAGCTGGGCCTGGCCGACTGGCTGGGCTCGCTGCCGGCCGGGATCGAGACCCGGGTCGGCGAGCGCGGCGAGGCGCTGAGCGTGGGGGAGCGGCAGCTGGTCGCGCTGGCCCGGGCCTATGTCGCGGACCCGGACCTGCTGGTGCTGGACGAGGCGACGTCCGCGGTCGACCCGGCCACCGAGGTCCGGCTGCAGGCCGCGCTGGACACCGTGACCCGAGGCCGCACCACGATCGCGATCGCGCACCGGCTCTCCACCGCCCAGGCCGCCGACGAGGTACTGGTCTTCGACGCCGGCCGCGTCGTGCAGCGCGGCCACCACGACGAACTGCTCGAGGACGAGGATTCCGTGTACGCCCGGCTGTACGCGAGCTGGCTCGAACAGACCCGCTGACCCGGGGTTTTCTCTCAACCACGGCGGGACTGGAGCCCGCGGGAGCACTCGGAAGGTGCCCACGCCGGAAGCGGGAAAATCCGCTTCTGAATCTTTGGCTTTGAATTGGAACATCCCGCCGACTGCGGGGCCTGAGGCCGCAGTCGACGGGATGAGTCCCACGGAGAATGCTTTTGACCTGCCCAGCCCCGGCCTGGCCCACAGCTGGCGGCTGTGGGATGACCAGGCCGGAAGCCAGCGTCGGCGGGCTCTTACCGTGCGTAGAACTCGACGACCAGCTGCTCGTCGCAGAGCACCGGGATCTCGGAGCGAGTCGGGGTGCGCAGGACCGTGGTCTTGAGCTCCTCCAGCGCGGTCGACAGGTAGGGCGCGGTCGGGCCGTCGATGTGCGCGCCGGTCGCCGCCACCTGGAACGGCGGCTTCACGCGGCTGCGCTCGCGGACCTCCACGACCTGGCCCTCCTTGAGTCGGTAGGACGGCCGGTCGACCTTCTTGCCGTCCACGGTGAAGTGGCCGTGGGCGACGAGCTGGCGGGCCTGGTAGATCGTCCGGGTGAGCCCCGCGCGGTGCACGGTGGCGTCCAGGCGGCTCTCCAGGATCTGCAGCAGGTTTTCGCCGGTACGACCCTGCTTGCGGACCGCGTCGTCGAACGCGCGCCGGAGCTGGGTCTCGGAGATGTTGTACTGATGCCGCAGCCGCTGCTTCTCCAGCAGCCGGACCTGGTAGTCCGACGGCTTCTTGCGGGACCGCCCGTGCACGCCCGGCGGGTACGGCCGCTTCTCGAAGTACTTGACGCACTTGCGCGTCAGCGGCATGCCGAGGGCACGGGAAATGCGGACCTTGGGCCTGGTTTGGTTCACGTCGTAGCGCTCCAGAGGTGGTTGTCCGCGGACCCGGGGGCTTGATTGGCTTCCCGGGCCGAGTAAGTTAGCCTTCCCTTACTAAGGCAAGCCTAACGTAAGTCGGAGGGACCAGAACATGCACCCCAGCCCCGCCGAGGTCGCCCGCACGCTGGCCGCCGGCCGACTTCCCGGCAGCGCGACGATCGCCTGCCGTCCCGGCCCACACCCCGTCCGGCACGTCACCGACGGCGCCGGCCGGGTGCTGATGCTCAGCCGCCGCGACGGCAGGCTCACGGAGGCGCTGGTCCCGACGGACGGCGCGGACGACACCGCGATGGTCCTGGACGTCACGGACGTGCCGCCGGTCGCCGGTGCGCCGTCGCTCGGCCACGCCTGGATCGCGGGCTGGGCCGTCGCCCTCTCCGGTGACGACGCGCGCGAGGCCGCGATCGAGTTCGCCGCGGTCGACCCGACCGGCGACCTGCTCGACGTCGAGGGCGAGTTCGTGCTGCACCGCCTGGACGTGGCCGAGGTCCGGCTGGAGCGCGGCGGCGTCACGCTCGACGTCGACCCGGACGAGTACGCCGAGGCCGAGCCGGACCCGCTGCACGCGATCGAGTGGGATCTCCTCAGCGACCTCGCGGACCACCACGAACCGGAGATCACCACGTTCCTCAAGGCCCAGCTGGACAAGGCCGGCATGCCGTACGGCGCGCGCGAGCCCCGGGTGGTGCGGATGGACCGCTACGGCATGCTGGTCGACATCGGCGCGGCGAAGACCGTCCGGCTCTCCTACGCGCACCCGGTCGCGGACCGCGCGGACCTGGCCCGGCTGCTGCACCCGGTGCTCTGCCCGCGCTGCGCCGCCTCGGACTCCTCCCCGGAGACGTCACACGCCGTTTAGGCCCTCGATGTCGTCGGTAAGGTAGCGCTGCAGGGTCGGGCCGACCGTGGTGACGATCGTCTCCGCTGGGGACGACGCGATCGGCTCCAGCCGGATCACGTACCGCATCATGATCAATCCGCCGATCTGCGTGGCGATCAGGTTCGACCGGATCGGCGCCTCCGCCGGGTCGATCGCCAGCTCGGTCATCGCGCGGCGGAGCACCTGCGTGGAGATGAACTCGCGGAACAGGCGCGCGGTCCAGTCGTTCGTCATCGCGGACCGGATCAGCGCCACGCCCGCCTTCCCGGCCGGGCCGTCCCACACCCGGAGGACCATCCGGATCATGCGCTCGCCGGCGCCGTCCGGGCCCGCGGCCAGCACCTCCGGCAGCAGCTGACCCGGGTCGATCGGCGATTGCATCGCGGCCAGGAACAGCTGGTCCTTGGTGCCGAAGTAGTGGTGCACCAGCGCCGGATCGACCTCGGCGGCGGACGCGATCGCGCGGATCGAGGCCTTGTCGTAGCCCTTGTCGGCGAAGACGGACCGCGCCGCGCCGAGGATCGACTCCCGGGTGTCCGGGTTGCCCGGCCTGCGCCCGGTCCGACCCGCCATGTGGTGCCCCCTCCGGCCGATGTGATCCTCTCCATCGTGCCAGGGGTGTTCGATGCGTGGCCTGTCCGATCCGGCCGATGGGTGCCTCGTGTTCGATTCACTCCTGTGGGAACTCGATTCACTCCTGTGGGAATCAGCGGTGGACGACGTGGCTCCGCAGGGCGGCGAAAGGGGCG
Coding sequences within it:
- a CDS encoding DUF2470 domain-containing protein, translating into MHPSPAEVARTLAAGRLPGSATIACRPGPHPVRHVTDGAGRVLMLSRRDGRLTEALVPTDGADDTAMVLDVTDVPPVAGAPSLGHAWIAGWAVALSGDDAREAAIEFAAVDPTGDLLDVEGEFVLHRLDVAEVRLERGGVTLDVDPDEYAEAEPDPLHAIEWDLLSDLADHHEPEITTFLKAQLDKAGMPYGAREPRVVRMDRYGMLVDIGAAKTVRLSYAHPVADRADLARLLHPVLCPRCAASDSSPETSHAV
- a CDS encoding ABC transporter ATP-binding protein produces the protein MVIDKAPGAFATFRRGLALSPELRGGLAGTLALALISMIGRVAAPIAIQQGIDRGITAPGGPHVGTVAIIAGTTLAVLVLTTASGYWMMRRLFTVSETALAGLRVRTFRHVHDLSMLHQQSERRGSLVSRVTSDVDQITTFLQMGGVQLIVSGGQLIVTTVVMAVYSWQLTLVVFAAFVPAAIVIRAYQKRLGVAYGEVRARMGAMLAVVSESVVGAAVIRAYGISGRTEARLDKAIGDVRTRQQYAMRTSVTSFSTGEVATGLALAGVVCAGVALGVGGDVTIGQLTAYLFLVTLFIQPVQMATEMLNEAQNAIAGWRRVLDVLDIEPDVADPAERGVELPSGPLDVGFDAVNFHYPDGPRVLTDVQVEIAAKTKVAVVGETGSGKTTFAKLLTRLMDPTAGRVLLSGTPLTTVRFDSLRSRVVMVPQDGFLFDATIAENVRFARPSLTDAELVAAFAELGLADWLGSLPAGIETRVGERGEALSVGERQLVALARAYVADPDLLVLDEATSAVDPATEVRLQAALDTVTRGRTTIAIAHRLSTAQAADEVLVFDAGRVVQRGHHDELLEDEDSVYARLYASWLEQTR
- the rpsD gene encoding 30S ribosomal protein S4 is translated as MNQTRPKVRISRALGMPLTRKCVKYFEKRPYPPGVHGRSRKKPSDYQVRLLEKQRLRHQYNISETQLRRAFDDAVRKQGRTGENLLQILESRLDATVHRAGLTRTIYQARQLVAHGHFTVDGKKVDRPSYRLKEGQVVEVRERSRVKPPFQVAATGAHIDGPTAPYLSTALEELKTTVLRTPTRSEIPVLCDEQLVVEFYAR
- a CDS encoding TetR/AcrR family transcriptional regulator, whose protein sequence is MAGRTGRRPGNPDTRESILGAARSVFADKGYDKASIRAIASAAEVDPALVHHYFGTKDQLFLAAMQSPIDPGQLLPEVLAAGPDGAGERMIRMVLRVWDGPAGKAGVALIRSAMTNDWTARLFREFISTQVLRRAMTELAIDPAEAPIRSNLIATQIGGLIMMRYVIRLEPIASSPAETIVTTVGPTLQRYLTDDIEGLNGV